The sequence gttatcatcttaactatgctctgctaatgcacttaacatgatggtcatgaaaaagcacaagagaacttggatccggtaaacaaagaccttcaagatctaaaccagtagtccaactcgtagtatatactccccagaaaaagctgataaataatcctgtctcagagatgataactccaagtacgatgctactgattagactagcatctgagtagtagttttctctcgctgttaagatgagtgagaacaagaatccatatattacgcctagaacataaccgatgtggaataatcttaatgtagtaggatattgaaatccaacacttttagctgtcttaagcagtccagtggggtggtggtgtactgcaatcataaagaacttggttgtctgtatctcataaccggagtcatcttcagtattctaggaactataatgtctttgtttattcgaatttgagtgaacacataagatcatcgaatttaacggtatgctcctgaaagtaacggtacaagctgtaaacaaaggactccttaacttaaactgaggagttaagtaggtacaaaccgtacaaggattaattatgtccatctgtgcatctaagttgagactatcggttataaTATTTTAGACTGCTAACTTCCcgctaaactttgacttattaaaccagcctgggatcataaagtactatgtatggtaagattgagcgtgaacattggatgtcaccatggttatagttacggtacatatataaaatctacagtacgatttgagatttgttacgtgacgagcggtgtgtttaagactagtttacatgcgctcattttaatatgtagttatttaacgaagttctattgtgctagcatggtttcgagaacacaccaaatttccatgagtctattccgggcacacctcgtcttttatcggtgtgctctcaatctaaattcatcttataactttggtttcttagttgcaattacctttgtactccaataattacaggtatcactttagcgttccgatatacttctgaagcatcttgtgcatttgctagtgttcaacatctagttagagaggtagcagcaggatgggaatttaggatgttgcatgcaacaactgcttctttcgtcttcttgtgtatcttaatacacatgtctcgaggtatgtataactccagctatagttatttaactactgcttggatgtctggtttagttttatatctacttactatagccactgctttcctcggttatgtactaccatggggacagatgagtttctggggtgctacagtcattactaatctcctttctccaataccatatttagtaccttggttactcggtggatactatgtatctgatgtaacattaaaacgattctttgtattgcactttatattaccttttgtaggttgcattctaattgtattacacatcttctatttacatttaaatggttctagtaaccctgcaggtattgattccgcacttaaagtagccttctatcctcatatgttaatgaccgatgctaaatgtctatcctatctaattggtttaattttcttacaaacggcttttggtttgattgaattatcgcacccagataactccataccagtgaaccggtttgtaactccgcttcatatcgtacctgaatggtactttttagcatattatgcggtgttaaaagtaatcccatccaaaaccggtggtttgttagtatttatgttatcaacatgtcaatgaaatatcaacaacgatgaaacttatttggttaacataacaacatagaaggtaaagctggattacgttcaaactttacactggatacgtttcaatgttaacttactaaataccatgggagcgaagagaatctaatatgtaactccgttcatggaaatcaaaagagcttt comes from Besnoitia besnoiti strain Bb-Ger1 chromosome Unknown contig00060, whole genome shotgun sequence and encodes:
- a CDS encoding uncharacterized protein (encoded by transcript BESB_069970); this encodes MIAVHHHPTGLLKTAKSVGFQYPTTLRLFHIGYVLGVIYGFLFSLILTARENYYSDASLISSIVLGVIISETGLFISFFWGVYTTSWTTGLDLEGLCLPDPSSLVLFHDHHVKCISRA
- a CDS encoding cytochrome b (encoded by transcript BESB_069980); amino-acid sequence: MYGITLAFRYTSEASCAFASVQHLVREVAAGWEFRMLHATTASFVFLCILIHMSRGMYNSSYSYLTTAWMSGLVLYLLTIATAFLGYVLPWGQMSFWGATVITNLLSPIPYLVPWLLGGYYVSDVTLKRFFVLHFILPFVGCILIVLHIFYLHLNGSSNPAGIDSALKVAFYPHMLMTDAKCLSYLIGLIFLQTAFGLIELSHPDNSIPVNRFVTPLHIVPEWYFLAYYAVLKVIPSKTGGLLVFMLSTCQ